In Turicibacter sanguinis, a genomic segment contains:
- a CDS encoding AIPR family protein, protein MEIIKHELKKIIEFSEKIGESLSEEQAFNFLILQYFYFNGSDISSKWVDIKSCITDGPNDGGIDFVYFDEDNSKIIIGQNKCVKQMSVNESLNEFNKVLRTIKDFELQKTGSYNNRLKEVLQDSLDRLTDENIGNIEFVFSCSSALNKNKVIEKIMSNESHMIEQITLNAIEDIETRIELFQSIINKVSEAKLKLDKPKNFLSYQSENMEGIFVNISSKSLTKIYNKYKDKGLFDLNIRKYIRNKLVDDSITDTIRNNSENFWFLNNGLTIACDEFSLDGDNIRLYDFSIVNGGQTTNLIGKSNTEKEFFIPCKIVRNLDGNDENFFSKIAEATNSQKPIQSKDLKSNSPEMRRLKALLKDYKIDLEIKRGDKKLPSSYTKIKNDELAQIILSFVNQKPGTSRSSKNSLFSNNKYYSLIFKQPYHKSDEKKKFLVDLIDLNTRFTYINDKLKKPGELQVEEQIILKNGKQILFSLFGVVYQLVNNDLTLEELKHDDSLLTTRDFPYNSLLSNYTSDDIDSKLTDLIKLLINILAKEYDNQYRNGKVTSVSNFFKTDKKYQDDILRKTFIPEFSRTRNYDELMEYASIFKR, encoded by the coding sequence ATGGAAATTATTAAACATGAACTAAAAAAAATAATTGAATTTTCCGAAAAAATTGGAGAATCATTAAGCGAAGAGCAAGCATTTAATTTTTTAATTTTACAATATTTTTATTTTAATGGAAGTGACATCAGTAGTAAATGGGTTGATATAAAATCTTGTATTACTGATGGACCCAATGATGGGGGAATAGACTTCGTATACTTCGATGAGGATAATTCAAAAATAATTATTGGACAAAATAAGTGTGTTAAACAAATGAGTGTAAATGAATCTTTAAATGAATTTAATAAAGTCCTAAGAACTATCAAGGATTTTGAATTGCAAAAAACTGGTTCATATAATAATCGATTAAAAGAAGTTTTACAAGATAGCTTAGACAGACTAACGGATGAAAATATAGGAAATATAGAGTTTGTATTCTCTTGTTCATCTGCATTGAATAAAAATAAGGTTATAGAAAAAATAATGTCAAACGAATCTCATATGATAGAACAAATAACCTTGAATGCTATAGAAGACATTGAAACAAGAATCGAGTTATTTCAAAGTATAATAAATAAAGTTTCAGAAGCAAAATTAAAATTAGATAAACCAAAAAACTTTTTATCATATCAATCTGAGAATATGGAAGGTATCTTTGTTAATATTAGTTCAAAATCATTGACAAAAATATATAATAAATATAAAGATAAAGGATTATTTGATTTGAATATAAGAAAATATATTCGCAATAAATTAGTGGATGATAGTATAACAGATACAATTAGAAACAATAGTGAAAACTTTTGGTTTTTAAATAATGGTCTAACAATCGCTTGTGATGAATTTTCACTTGATGGAGATAACATTAGACTATATGATTTTTCAATTGTAAACGGAGGACAAACAACAAATCTAATTGGGAAATCCAACACTGAAAAAGAATTTTTTATTCCTTGTAAAATAGTCAGAAATTTGGATGGAAATGATGAGAACTTCTTTTCAAAAATCGCGGAGGCAACTAATTCTCAAAAGCCAATACAATCTAAAGATTTAAAATCTAATTCACCTGAAATGAGACGCTTAAAAGCACTCCTAAAAGACTATAAAATTGATTTGGAAATTAAACGGGGTGATAAAAAACTTCCATCATCATATACAAAAATTAAAAATGATGAACTTGCTCAAATTATCCTGTCATTTGTAAATCAAAAACCAGGAACATCGCGCTCTTCTAAAAATTCATTGTTTTCAAACAATAAATACTATAGTTTAATATTTAAACAACCTTATCATAAATCTGATGAAAAGAAGAAATTTTTAGTTGATTTAATTGATTTAAATACAAGATTTACTTACATAAACGATAAATTAAAAAAACCGGGAGAATTACAAGTCGAAGAGCAAATTATTCTGAAAAATGGTAAACAAATTTTATTTTCATTATTTGGTGTTGTTTATCAATTAGTCAATAATGATCTAACCCTCGAAGAACTCAAACATGATGATTCTCTTTTAACTACACGTGATTTTCCATATAATTCACTCTTATCGAACTATACTAGTGATGATATTGATAGTAAATTGACTGATTTGATTAAACTATTAATTAATATTTTGGCAAAAGAATATGATAATCAATATCGTAATGGAAAAGTTACTAGTGTTAGTAATTTTTTTAAAACAGACAAAAAATATCAAGATGATATTTTAAGAAAAACTTTTATTCCTGAATTTTCAAGAACACGTAATTATGATGAATTAATGGAATACGCGTCAATTTTTAAACGTTAA
- a CDS encoding nucleoside triphosphate pyrophosphohydrolase — MIKYDKLVRDLIPEIIQDSGKQAEIEIVDNEIAFEYLVKKLDEEVSEFKQDKNLEELADVMEVLFGLAHKMGYTEEDLLMKRQQKKSARGGFERNIVLKSTK, encoded by the coding sequence ATGATTAAATATGATAAATTAGTCCGAGACTTAATTCCTGAAATTATTCAGGACAGTGGCAAACAAGCAGAAATTGAAATTGTCGATAACGAAATAGCATTTGAATACTTAGTGAAAAAGTTAGACGAAGAAGTCTCAGAATTCAAACAAGATAAAAACTTAGAAGAATTAGCGGATGTTATGGAAGTTTTATTCGGTTTAGCACATAAAATGGGATACACTGAAGAAGATTTACTAATGAAACGCCAACAAAAAAAATCCGCACGTGGCGGATTTGAGAGAAATATTGTCTTGAAGTCAACAAAGTAA
- a CDS encoding DEAD/DEAH box helicase family protein yields the protein MKSVKSITGYDDYLYEHMKKSFERAKKVDIIVSFLMESGVKLIVEELKLLKERKIPIRILTGNYLNITQPSALYLIKDLLGDSVDLRFFNDPNPKRSFHAKSYFFEYEDGKEMYIGSSNLSRSAWTDGVEWNFKVNQKDYPEDYNHYYETFEDLFYNHSILITDIELDFYSKNWKKNKIYTTTPFQVVNQELAAESESTNYTNLFEPRGAQIEALYHLKRTREEGFDKGLVVAATGIGKTYLAAFDSKEFERVLFVAHREEILKQAAKSFKNVRHLTEVGYFMGNQKDTTQDVIFASVQSLGKMDILASNVFAPDHFDYIVIDEFHHAVAGNYQNIINYFKPKFLLGLTATPDRLDNKDVLAVCDYNLVYEAPLRKAINQGWLVPFRYYGIYDDTVNYDEVTYQNGKYQSKSLEEALAINKRGELVLSHYRKYISKRAMGFCSSKRHADFMAQFFVANGVKACAVYSGEGGPFSMERNEALSQLVKGDIQVIFSVDMFNEGLDIAAIDMVLMLRPTESPTIFLQQLGRGLRKSKDKKYLNVLDFIGNYKKANFTPYLIAGATKTDFTKTIDVIHQEELIPEDCSIDFDYQLINLFEKMDQSSMKLQDYIKEEYQRIKADLGYRPSRVELFTYMDEDLYIKMKSQSKLNIFKDYLKFLKNQNELTEEELMWIESDAASFINMIEKTAMSKTYKIPTILAFIQNNKLKLSITNDDLFHSFKSFYQQGSNGVDLKRDKGTKDYQTWRSKEYIKLARNTAVKYLCQSESDFFTSDEDYMYLNKELEALITNTSFIKQVKDALEFRKQEFYKNRLDDYSRKT from the coding sequence ATGAAATCAGTAAAAAGTATAACAGGTTATGATGATTACTTATATGAACATATGAAAAAAAGTTTTGAACGAGCGAAGAAAGTTGATATTATTGTTTCCTTTTTGATGGAATCAGGTGTTAAACTCATCGTAGAAGAACTTAAACTTTTAAAGGAACGTAAGATTCCCATTCGTATTTTAACTGGAAACTATCTGAATATTACACAACCCTCAGCTTTATATTTAATTAAAGATTTATTAGGAGATTCCGTGGATTTACGTTTCTTTAATGATCCTAATCCTAAACGTAGTTTTCATGCCAAATCATATTTCTTTGAATATGAGGATGGAAAAGAAATGTATATTGGATCGTCAAATTTATCGAGATCTGCTTGGACAGATGGGGTAGAGTGGAATTTTAAAGTTAATCAAAAAGATTATCCAGAGGATTACAATCATTATTATGAAACATTCGAAGATTTATTTTATAATCACTCAATTCTGATTACCGATATTGAACTCGACTTTTATTCAAAGAATTGGAAGAAAAATAAGATTTATACAACCACGCCATTTCAAGTCGTAAATCAAGAACTCGCAGCAGAATCGGAATCTACGAACTATACCAATTTATTTGAACCAAGAGGTGCACAAATTGAAGCTTTGTATCACCTAAAGAGAACACGTGAAGAAGGCTTTGATAAAGGGCTTGTCGTGGCTGCAACGGGAATTGGAAAAACGTATTTAGCAGCCTTTGATTCGAAAGAATTTGAACGCGTGTTATTTGTTGCGCATCGCGAAGAAATCTTAAAGCAAGCAGCGAAAAGTTTTAAGAATGTTCGTCACTTAACTGAAGTTGGATATTTTATGGGAAATCAAAAAGATACGACACAAGACGTCATTTTCGCGTCGGTTCAAAGCTTAGGAAAAATGGACATTTTAGCCTCTAATGTATTCGCTCCCGACCACTTCGATTATATCGTCATTGATGAGTTTCATCATGCAGTAGCGGGCAACTATCAAAACATTATTAATTACTTTAAACCAAAATTCTTGCTTGGATTAACAGCCACACCGGATCGGTTAGATAATAAGGATGTTCTTGCAGTCTGTGATTATAACTTAGTTTATGAAGCTCCACTACGTAAAGCCATCAATCAAGGGTGGTTAGTGCCCTTTAGATATTATGGAATCTATGATGATACGGTGAATTATGATGAGGTCACGTATCAAAATGGAAAATATCAATCCAAGTCTTTGGAAGAAGCACTCGCAATCAACAAGCGAGGAGAATTGGTACTCAGTCATTACCGGAAATATATTTCAAAACGTGCGATGGGATTTTGTTCAAGTAAACGTCATGCTGACTTTATGGCACAATTTTTCGTCGCAAATGGTGTGAAAGCATGTGCGGTCTACAGTGGAGAGGGGGGACCATTTTCCATGGAGAGAAATGAGGCTTTAAGTCAATTAGTTAAAGGTGACATACAAGTGATTTTCTCGGTTGATATGTTCAATGAAGGCCTTGATATTGCGGCCATTGATATGGTGTTGATGCTACGTCCGACTGAATCTCCAACCATTTTTCTACAACAATTAGGTCGTGGACTTCGAAAATCGAAAGATAAAAAGTACCTAAATGTGCTCGACTTTATTGGAAACTATAAAAAAGCAAACTTCACCCCCTATCTGATTGCAGGAGCAACTAAAACAGACTTTACTAAAACAATAGACGTTATTCATCAAGAAGAGTTAATTCCTGAAGATTGTAGCATCGACTTTGACTATCAACTCATCAATTTATTTGAAAAAATGGATCAATCTTCAATGAAACTTCAAGATTATATTAAAGAGGAGTACCAACGAATTAAAGCTGATTTAGGATACCGTCCAAGTCGTGTTGAATTATTTACTTATATGGATGAAGACCTATACATCAAAATGAAATCTCAGTCAAAACTCAATATTTTCAAAGACTACCTTAAATTTTTAAAAAATCAAAATGAATTAACTGAAGAAGAATTAATGTGGATTGAGTCTGATGCTGCTTCATTTATCAATATGATCGAGAAAACTGCTATGTCCAAAACATATAAAATCCCAACCATTCTAGCCTTTATCCAAAACAATAAGTTGAAGCTATCGATTACAAATGACGATTTATTCCACTCATTTAAATCATTCTATCAACAAGGATCAAATGGAGTAGACTTAAAACGTGACAAGGGAACAAAAGACTATCAAACCTGGAGAAGTAAAGAATACATCAAACTAGCACGAAATACAGCTGTCAAATATTTATGCCAATCTGAATCAGATTTCTTTACATCAGACGAAGATTACATGTATTTAAATAAAGAATTGGAAGCTTTAATTACTAACACAAGTTTTATTAAACAAGTTAAAGATGCACTAGAATTTAGAAAACAGGAGTTTTATAAAAATAGATTAGACGATTATTCAAGAAAGACATAA
- a CDS encoding aldo/keto reductase, translating to MTTKKLGFGFMRLPVLGEGDITNVDYEQINEMVDIFLNRGFTYFDTAYMYHRYMSESILKKTLVERHPRDSYTVATKMPTMFLKVEEDLERIFNEQLKKIGVDYFDYYLLHCLNVENYAICKKLDAFTFVQRKKEAGQIKKVGFSFHDTADVLDEILTAHPEMDFVQLQINYLDWEDEQIQSRKCFEVALKHQKDIIVMEPIKGGTLAQVPKPVEALFKGVNPQNSVASWAIRYAASLPNVMMVLSGMSNLEQLLDNTAYMQNFVPFNEEEFKIVETATQIIQNQDFIPCTNCQYCVEGCPKKIAIPSYFILYNSDTTQKEAYLNYTQTHGKASDCIGCKKCERMCPQHLPIIQYLKEITKTFED from the coding sequence ATGACTACCAAAAAATTAGGGTTTGGGTTTATGAGGTTACCGGTTTTAGGGGAGGGAGATATCACGAACGTTGATTATGAGCAAATCAATGAAATGGTGGATATCTTTTTAAATCGTGGATTTACGTATTTTGATACGGCGTACATGTATCATCGTTATATGAGCGAGAGCATTTTGAAAAAGACGCTGGTTGAGCGTCATCCACGTGATTCATATACAGTGGCAACGAAGATGCCAACCATGTTTTTAAAAGTTGAAGAAGATTTAGAGCGTATCTTTAACGAGCAACTTAAAAAAATCGGCGTTGATTATTTTGATTATTATTTGTTGCACTGCCTAAATGTTGAAAACTATGCCATTTGTAAGAAACTAGATGCCTTTACCTTTGTTCAACGTAAAAAAGAAGCGGGACAAATTAAGAAAGTCGGGTTTTCCTTTCATGATACGGCTGACGTGCTCGATGAAATTTTAACGGCTCATCCGGAAATGGACTTTGTCCAGCTCCAAATCAATTATCTCGATTGGGAAGATGAACAGATTCAATCACGTAAATGTTTTGAGGTCGCGCTTAAACATCAAAAAGACATTATTGTCATGGAACCGATTAAAGGTGGGACATTGGCCCAAGTTCCAAAACCGGTTGAAGCGTTGTTTAAAGGAGTTAATCCACAGAATTCGGTGGCATCATGGGCTATTAGATATGCGGCAAGTCTTCCTAACGTGATGATGGTACTAAGTGGGATGTCAAATCTGGAACAATTATTAGATAACACAGCCTACATGCAAAACTTCGTGCCCTTTAATGAGGAAGAATTTAAAATTGTTGAGACTGCCACTCAAATCATTCAAAACCAAGACTTTATCCCCTGTACGAATTGTCAGTATTGTGTGGAAGGATGCCCGAAAAAGATTGCCATTCCATCGTATTTCATACTTTATAACAGTGATACCACGCAAAAAGAAGCTTATCTTAATTACACCCAAACACATGGCAAAGCATCAGACTGTATTGGTTGTAAAAAGTGTGAGCGCATGTGCCCACAACATCTCCCAATCATTCAATACCTAAAAGAAATCACTAAAACATTTGAAGATTAA
- a CDS encoding alpha/beta hydrolase, with the protein MACHYIAKLSEQVEREHVRYNNRYGLAIAADVYKAKNLDLSKKHPALIVGAPYGGVKEQGPCVYANELAKRGFVVLTFDQSFMGESAGEPRNVSSPEIFTENFSAAVDFLGTKLSYVDREKIGAIGICGSGGFALSAAQIDTRIKAIATCSMYVMTSAVRDLLDKQQLEETKQKLSLKRWEDYEKGYPEYIPFFPEEALEVVPANLQESTAEWFRFYATKRGHHPNARGGFTTTSDLAFLNADLTAFVHEISPRPILLVIGDCAHSKFFSEMIYEKALEPKELYAVKDAEHIDLYDRVDRIPFDKLEKFFKTNLK; encoded by the coding sequence ATGGCCTGTCATTATATTGCAAAATTAAGTGAACAAGTTGAAAGAGAGCACGTTAGATACAATAATCGTTATGGTCTAGCGATTGCTGCAGATGTTTATAAAGCGAAAAACCTTGATTTAAGCAAGAAACATCCAGCTCTGATCGTTGGAGCTCCTTATGGTGGTGTCAAAGAACAAGGCCCTTGTGTGTATGCCAATGAACTAGCAAAGAGAGGATTTGTTGTGCTAACTTTCGATCAATCCTTTATGGGAGAATCAGCTGGAGAACCTAGAAATGTTTCATCACCTGAAATTTTCACCGAAAATTTCAGCGCAGCAGTCGATTTTCTTGGAACTAAACTTTCGTATGTGGACCGTGAAAAGATCGGTGCCATTGGAATCTGTGGATCAGGTGGATTTGCGTTATCTGCTGCACAGATCGATACTAGAATTAAAGCAATTGCAACCTGCAGTATGTATGTCATGACATCAGCAGTACGTGATCTGTTAGATAAGCAGCAATTAGAAGAGACGAAGCAAAAATTATCGTTGAAGAGATGGGAAGATTATGAGAAAGGATATCCAGAATACATTCCATTTTTCCCAGAAGAAGCCTTAGAGGTCGTACCAGCAAATCTGCAAGAGTCGACGGCAGAATGGTTTAGATTCTATGCCACTAAAAGAGGGCACCATCCAAACGCAAGAGGTGGCTTTACGACAACCAGTGATTTAGCTTTCTTAAATGCCGATTTAACAGCCTTTGTTCATGAAATTTCTCCAAGACCAATTCTATTAGTGATCGGAGATTGTGCACATTCTAAATTCTTCTCAGAAATGATCTATGAGAAAGCCTTAGAGCCAAAAGAACTCTATGCCGTAAAAGATGCTGAACATATTGATTTATATGATCGAGTCGATCGAATTCCATTTGATAAGTTAGAAAAATTTTTTAAGACAAATTTGAAATAA
- a CDS encoding iron-containing alcohol dehydrogenase gives MVAGFYDIMNHICEQYFSGADDNTSDYISEGLMKSLIHSSRIAIQDPNNYEARSNIMWTSTWALNTLVAKGKSTDWMVHMLGQAVGAYTDATHGMTLSAVSLAYYRYIMPYGLDKFVRFATNVWDVKVEGKTKEQVAAEGLNAMENWMKELGLAMNITDLGVTDEMLEGLVHSTIILPGGYKTLTPEEISTIFKESM, from the coding sequence ATGGTGGCAGGTTTCTATGATATTATGAATCATATTTGTGAACAGTATTTCTCAGGAGCTGATGACAATACAAGTGATTATATCAGTGAAGGTTTAATGAAATCGTTAATTCATTCAAGTCGTATCGCCATTCAAGATCCAAATAATTACGAAGCAAGAAGTAACATTATGTGGACGTCAACATGGGCACTCAATACGTTAGTAGCTAAAGGAAAATCAACCGACTGGATGGTTCATATGCTTGGGCAAGCGGTTGGGGCTTATACCGATGCCACTCATGGAATGACGTTATCAGCTGTATCTTTAGCCTATTATCGATATATCATGCCATATGGACTCGATAAGTTTGTCAGATTTGCGACTAACGTGTGGGATGTTAAAGTAGAAGGAAAAACAAAGGAACAAGTCGCAGCAGAAGGACTTAATGCAATGGAAAACTGGATGAAAGAACTTGGTCTAGCGATGAATATCACGGATCTTGGTGTGACAGACGAGATGCTAGAAGGACTTGTTCATTCAACAATTATTCTTCCAGGTGGATACAAAACGCTAACACCTGAAGAAATTTCAACTATTTTTAAAGAAAGTATGTAA
- a CDS encoding aldo/keto reductase — MEYIELNNGVRMPLLGLGTVNLHGDSGIEVIKKAIEVGYRLIDTARMYHNEETVGQAIIKSGIDRNELFITTKLCRSSNSYEKAKRDIDDSLKKLQLDYVDLLLVHEPYVESYEMYQAIKEAYQSGKAIAIGISNFNRKCYREFIETCGVIPAVNQMESHVYFTQHELQVELEKHGTKMQAWSPLANGKKNLLNEPILVELAEQYHKTPAQIALRFLIQNGVSAIPKTTSEHRLKENLSIFDFNLSKDELEKIRTLDEKVSITDWYRSDWF; from the coding sequence ATGGAATATATTGAGCTAAATAATGGAGTACGAATGCCACTATTAGGACTTGGAACCGTTAATCTACATGGAGATAGCGGGATTGAAGTTATCAAGAAGGCGATTGAAGTCGGCTATCGCTTAATTGATACAGCAAGAATGTATCATAATGAAGAGACAGTCGGACAAGCGATTATCAAAAGTGGTATTGACAGAAACGAGCTATTTATCACCACAAAGCTATGTCGTAGTAGCAATAGTTATGAAAAAGCGAAAAGAGATATTGACGATTCATTAAAAAAATTACAACTTGATTATGTTGATCTATTGTTAGTTCATGAACCTTATGTTGAATCGTATGAGATGTATCAAGCGATCAAAGAAGCCTATCAAAGTGGAAAAGCAATAGCCATTGGAATTTCAAATTTTAATCGGAAGTGCTACCGTGAATTTATTGAAACGTGTGGCGTGATTCCAGCTGTCAATCAAATGGAGTCCCATGTTTATTTCACACAACATGAGTTACAAGTAGAACTTGAAAAGCATGGAACTAAGATGCAAGCATGGAGTCCTTTGGCTAATGGGAAAAAGAATTTACTCAACGAACCGATTCTTGTAGAACTCGCAGAGCAATATCATAAAACACCGGCACAGATTGCACTCCGTTTTCTAATCCAGAATGGGGTATCAGCCATTCCAAAAACAACCAGTGAACACAGATTGAAAGAGAATCTTTCTATTTTTGACTTTAACCTATCAAAGGATGAACTAGAAAAAATTAGGACACTGGATGAAAAAGTGTCTATAACAGATTGGTATCGCTCAGATTGGTTTTAA
- a CDS encoding MarR family winged helix-turn-helix transcriptional regulator, producing the protein MIDLIERFEAFTTSVTKAYKCIQKIKLTETERMGLKASHVMYLYYLGKNPEGLTATQLCKLCIEDKAAVSRTMVDLTEKGLIKPVEIDSGRKYRTKMVLTAEGNEINKQLNRVIAEAVSQGSSNLSETEREHFYHVFFQITDHLEKICDSLQQK; encoded by the coding sequence ATGATTGATCTGATTGAACGATTCGAGGCATTTACAACATCTGTCACCAAGGCGTATAAGTGTATCCAAAAAATCAAGCTTACTGAAACAGAACGTATGGGATTAAAAGCTAGCCATGTGATGTATCTCTACTATCTCGGTAAAAATCCAGAAGGACTAACAGCGACTCAGCTATGTAAACTTTGTATAGAAGATAAGGCGGCTGTCTCAAGAACGATGGTGGATTTAACTGAAAAAGGATTAATCAAGCCGGTTGAGATCGATTCAGGACGCAAATATCGTACCAAAATGGTGCTAACAGCAGAAGGTAACGAGATAAATAAGCAATTGAATCGGGTGATAGCAGAGGCTGTAAGCCAAGGTTCTAGTAACCTTAGCGAGACTGAACGTGAACATTTCTATCACGTATTCTTCCAGATTACAGATCATCTTGAAAAGATTTGCGATTCATTACAACAGAAATAA
- a CDS encoding lysoplasmalogenase — MKKLFVVTNVIMLTFILIFDMFYMTSNGLLVKAIASLLFVITGLINLMYCIKNKENLKFPIWMIIALTIAMLGDILINLNFYLGTIVFGLGHVFYFASYCMLDKMNRKDFLWGMMISLISLMVIFFTPFLNFGGALMQGVCGVYAVIISFMLGKAISNSLRQTNMTNLIIVIGSLLFFISDFMLMLKSFADLPVAGYLCLGTYYPAQFLLAFSLFVYPSTSMKFLNHKKGTMSLQTSYQKLKVGYDYD, encoded by the coding sequence ATGAAAAAATTATTTGTAGTCACAAATGTTATCATGCTAACATTTATATTGATTTTTGATATGTTTTACATGACTAGTAACGGATTATTAGTTAAGGCGATTGCCAGTCTTTTGTTTGTTATCACAGGACTAATTAATCTGATGTATTGCATTAAAAATAAGGAGAATTTAAAATTTCCAATCTGGATGATCATTGCGTTAACGATTGCGATGTTAGGAGATATTCTCATTAACCTTAATTTCTATTTGGGAACCATCGTCTTTGGACTAGGTCATGTTTTTTATTTTGCCTCTTATTGTATGTTAGATAAAATGAACCGTAAAGATTTCCTATGGGGGATGATGATTTCACTCATTTCCTTAATGGTGATTTTCTTTACTCCATTTTTGAATTTTGGAGGGGCTTTAATGCAAGGTGTTTGTGGTGTCTACGCGGTCATCATTTCATTTATGTTAGGTAAAGCCATTTCAAATTCACTTCGACAAACGAACATGACAAATCTTATCATTGTAATCGGAAGTCTTTTATTCTTCATTTCAGATTTCATGCTCATGTTAAAGTCATTTGCAGATCTTCCAGTAGCCGGTTATTTATGTCTTGGGACCTATTATCCGGCACAGTTTTTACTTGCATTTTCTCTATTTGTTTATCCTTCTACTTCTATGAAGTTCTTAAATCACAAAAAAGGGACGATGTCTTTACAAACGTCTTATCAAAAGTTAAAGGTAGGATATGATTATGATTGA
- a CDS encoding aldo/keto reductase — protein MEYTKLGTTDITISRLCAGCMSFGDSNTNFHSWTLNKEESENLVKRALDLGINFFDTANVYSAGTSEEYLGRAIKHNVPRDQVVLASKVYFNEGHLKKEAIHREIDGTLKRLGTDYLDLYLIHRFDYETPMEETMEALNELVTSGKVRAIGASAMYGYQFHNLQLVAEKNNWAKFQSMQNHYNLLYREDEHELIPICKQMNVSLTPYSPLAAGRLSRLEWKSDSLRSQTDKIAVSKYDSTAEKDHEIVLRVHELAQQHEASMTQIALAWQLAKGVASPIIGATKEKYFDDAVGAFNVKLTHHDIAYLEELYQPHKIVGAI, from the coding sequence ATGGAATATACAAAATTAGGAACTACCGATATTACGATTTCACGTCTTTGTGCAGGATGCATGAGTTTTGGGGATTCCAATACTAATTTTCATTCGTGGACGTTAAATAAAGAAGAAAGTGAAAACTTGGTGAAGCGTGCACTCGATTTAGGAATTAATTTCTTTGATACAGCAAATGTTTATTCTGCCGGAACAAGCGAGGAATATCTCGGACGTGCCATCAAACATAATGTCCCACGTGATCAAGTTGTCTTAGCCTCAAAAGTTTATTTTAATGAGGGGCACTTGAAGAAAGAGGCCATTCACCGTGAAATTGACGGCACATTAAAACGTTTAGGCACTGATTATTTAGATTTATATCTCATTCATCGTTTTGATTATGAAACACCAATGGAAGAAACAATGGAAGCTTTAAATGAACTGGTAACATCAGGTAAAGTGCGTGCTATTGGCGCTTCTGCCATGTATGGCTATCAATTTCATAACTTACAACTTGTAGCAGAAAAAAATAACTGGGCAAAATTTCAATCGATGCAAAATCATTACAATTTACTCTACCGAGAAGATGAACATGAACTAATTCCAATTTGTAAGCAGATGAATGTTTCACTCACACCGTATAGTCCACTGGCAGCGGGAAGATTAAGTCGTTTAGAGTGGAAAAGCGACAGCTTGCGTAGTCAAACTGATAAAATAGCTGTTTCAAAATATGATTCGACTGCAGAAAAAGATCATGAAATTGTCCTACGTGTCCATGAACTTGCACAACAACATGAAGCAAGTATGACTCAAATTGCGCTTGCTTGGCAACTAGCAAAAGGTGTCGCATCACCTATTATCGGTGCCACAAAAGAAAAATACTTTGATGATGCAGTCGGAGCCTTTAACGTAAAGTTAACTCATCACGATATCGCTTATTTAGAAGAATTATATCAGCCTCATAAAATTGTGGGAGCCATTTAA
- a CDS encoding flavodoxin — translation MGKTLIAYFSRKGENYVAGQIRHLEKGNTKIVAKKIQNLIGGDLYEIKPVIPYADDYDTCIQQAKQDLNENKRPLIATPLPNLEGYETIYIGYPNYWGTMPMHVFTFLEEQNLKDKHIKPFCTHEGSGMGHSESDLIQICQDAYLEKGLAIIGSNVSTCDDLLRRWV, via the coding sequence ATGGGGAAAACATTAATTGCGTATTTTTCACGTAAAGGTGAAAACTATGTCGCGGGACAAATTCGCCATTTAGAAAAAGGAAATACTAAAATCGTAGCAAAAAAAATTCAAAACCTCATCGGAGGCGATTTATATGAAATCAAACCAGTCATACCGTATGCTGATGATTACGATACGTGTATTCAACAGGCGAAACAAGATTTAAATGAAAATAAGCGCCCCCTAATTGCAACACCGCTTCCAAATCTTGAAGGATATGAGACGATTTATATTGGCTACCCAAATTATTGGGGGACGATGCCGATGCATGTGTTTACCTTTTTAGAGGAACAAAACTTAAAAGATAAACATATCAAACCTTTTTGTACACACGAAGGTAGTGGAATGGGGCATAGTGAATCCGATTTAATTCAAATTTGTCAGGATGCTTATCTTGAAAAAGGTTTAGCAATTATCGGTTCAAACGTTTCAACTTGTGATGACTTACTACGCAGATGGGTATAG